GTTCAGGTCGAGTGCCTGAAACTGCTTTACGACGCGATGATCGGGTTGCGACGCGAATTCCAGGACACCCCCGACGTCGTCCATTTCAAGCAACCCATCTTTCATATCATCCTGCTGTTCGTCGACGAAGCCGAAAGCGTCGCTCGACAAATCAAACGTGGCCGACAAACGATCGCGCACAACGTCGCCGCCGAAGGGGACGACCAAGCGTCGAAGGTCGAAGAACGACCGACCGACTTCAACGAGGAACTGGCACGGAACCGATACCGTGTCTTCAAGGAGCGAACCTACGACGCGCTCGTCTCGCTGAAACAGATCTTTCACTACCACTTCATCAACGCCCAAGCGCCGTTGGATGTGGTGCAAGAGAACATTCTGCGCGAACTGGAATACCAGAGTTCGCTGGAATTGGACCCGCGGACCTTTCACACCCTGCGCCGGATTCCGCTGGCCAGCGAGATCATCAGCCACGCGCGACGCGATTTGGTCACGCGGCTGGATACCTATGAAATCGAGCAACCTGATTTGTTCCACCGTGTCGTGGACCAAATCGAAGCCAAGATGATGCCGATTATTCTGCGGCACGCGATCTCGGGCCGCGCTAGTATCAATTCCGACGACGCGATTTGGGAAGCCACCGATTCGTTACCGATGTTGATCGACGTGTTTTCCGAACGAGGCTTCCACGCTACCGTCGATATCACCAAGCACAGCACGCCGACGCGATTCGATCTGCAAACGGGCGAAATCGAGTACCAACAACGGAAGGTCTACCACATCGCCGTTCGATTCAAAGGATCAGAAATCCGCCGCGGCTAACCGGTCCGCTAAGTGGAACCGATTGACCCAGTGGAACCGATTGACCCAGTGGAACCGGTTGACCAAGTGGAACCGTTCAACGGAACCTAATCGACAAAACCGTCATCTTTTTCCTGGCCGCGCCGTCGGAATGTGGCATCTTTGACTTGGGCGCATTTTGCCCTGTCACTGCAATTCCACTTTCCTGCGTCATCGCCATGATCAAGCGTTTCACCCTGGCCGCCCTGCTGGTTTCCGTCTCTGTCGCGCAAGCCAACGCCCAAGACCACACCAACCGACGCCGCGGGGCGATTCTG
The sequence above is a segment of the Rubripirellula tenax genome. Coding sequences within it:
- a CDS encoding nucleoside monophosphate kinase, translated to MKKSVPADLEVKDAQLIFNSVWKEMEDERGRSNMRFPKELILLGGAPGAGKGTNTDFIRKVRDISTKPIVVSELLNSPEAQSIKAQGGMVGDREAVRIVFRELLNPQYQSGAILDGFPRTKVQVECLKLLYDAMIGLRREFQDTPDVVHFKQPIFHIILLFVDEAESVARQIKRGRQTIAHNVAAEGDDQASKVEERPTDFNEELARNRYRVFKERTYDALVSLKQIFHYHFINAQAPLDVVQENILRELEYQSSLELDPRTFHTLRRIPLASEIISHARRDLVTRLDTYEIEQPDLFHRVVDQIEAKMMPIILRHAISGRASINSDDAIWEATDSLPMLIDVFSERGFHATVDITKHSTPTRFDLQTGEIEYQQRKVYHIAVRFKGSEIRRG